Within the Mucilaginibacter sp. CSA2-8R genome, the region ATACAACCAGGGCAATCGTCCGCAAGGCGAATACAGCCGTCCGTCTAATAACAACGGACAAGGCCAAAACGGTAACCCGAACGGTGGCGGCGACCGTGGTAACCGGGGCGGTGTTGATGGTCAGCAACGCGGTGGTGGTATGCGTCAGCAAATGGCATCAGTTCCACGTATGGGTTTTTAACAAGAAAATCTCTCCAGTATATATCATCAAAACGGCTGCTGTTTAGCGGCCGTTTTGTATTTAGGCCCGTCAAGGCATGCAATACTCGCACACCGGGCGAGTTGCTTAAGTATCTCGGCTTGTTAATTATACCGATTATACGACTCGCGCCAGTCTTTGCGCATTTCGGTAAAGCGTGTTGCTACGGTTTGATAAAAGGCTTCATCTAACAATTCAAATACGCTGTTTACGCCATCCATCAAATCAGCTTCAGCTACTTTGTAGGTTTGTTCTAATGCACCCTGTTCCATTTTGATAATGAATTTGCGGTTCATGCTAAAAATGGAGACTTTAAAATCAGGATGCGGTAGTTCTGCAATAACTCTCATGCGGTTTTAAAATTTAATTTTGCCCTGTAAAGGGTCAGTGCCATTCAATGTACCCCAGGCGGCGAGGGGTTTAAAGCGGGCAAAAAGCTCTTCGCTGTACCAGTTTTCGCTGCGGGTTTTTTTAATGATGTCGGCATGTTCGCCACCTTTGTAAGCAAACGCCTTTACATTGTCCAAACTTTCCCAAACCGAAAAAGTAGCCTGCCTGAAAACCGGCGCCTCGCCGATACCGACTGAAGTAATATATCCATCGGACGATGCCATTACCCGCGCCGCTGCATCTACATGCGACCAAAAGTTTTTCAGCCGGTTTAGATTTATGGTAGCACGTGTAAGTACGGCTACTGGTCCGGTATAGCTCTTTATTTCCGGTTTGCCAAACGGTGCAGCGCCATCCCAGGCGCCATGGCTTTGCAAGGGTTCAGCCAATAAAGTCCAGCTTTCGGTTGCGAGTTTTTTCCACCAGCCGGCAATAAACGAGCGTTGGTAAAACGTATCAAAATCGGCGCGGCTGTTCCAGCTGGCCAGTAGGCCCCATT harbors:
- a CDS encoding DUF3291 domain-containing protein, with the translated sequence MIVSLTIVRYRKAFIPLALLAMALHRLPLMLQKGCTFWKLMGCGRNGSFDLTPDWQQWGLLASWNSRADFDTFYQRSFIAGWWKKLATESWTLLAEPLQSHGAWDGAAPFGKPEIKSYTGPVAVLTRATINLNRLKNFWSHVDAAARVMASSDGYITSVGIGEAPVFRQATFSVWESLDNVKAFAYKGGEHADIIKKTRSENWYSEELFARFKPLAAWGTLNGTDPLQGKIKF